The following proteins are co-located in the Telopea speciosissima isolate NSW1024214 ecotype Mountain lineage chromosome 9, Tspe_v1, whole genome shotgun sequence genome:
- the LOC122640791 gene encoding ubiquitin-conjugating enzyme E2 36, whose protein sequence is MANSNLPRRIIKETQRLLSEPAPGISASPSEDNMRYFNVMILGPTQSPYEGGVFKLELFLPEEYPMAAPKVRFLTKIYHPNIDKLGRICLDILKDKWSPALQIRTVLLSIQALLSAPNPDDPLSENIAKHWKTNEAEAVETAKEWTRLYASGA, encoded by the exons ATGGCGAACAGCAATCTACCAAGAAGGATTATCAAG GAGACGCAGCGGCTCCTCAGCGAACCAG CCCCTGGAATCAGTGCGTCTCCATCAGAAGATAACATGCGGTATTTCAACGTTATGATTCTTGGCCCTACACAGTCCCCTTATGAAG GAGGAGTTTTCAAGTTGGAATTATTTTTGCCCGAAGAATATCCAATGGCTGCACCTAAG GTTCGTTTCCTGACCAAAATATACCATCCTAACATTGACAAG CTTGGAAGGATATGCCTTGATATACTCAAAGACAAATGGAGTCCAGCTCTCCAGATCCGGACGGTATTGCTGAG CATTCAGGCACTTCTGAGTGCTCCAAACCCAGATGATCCTCTTTCGGAAAACATTGCAAAGCATTGGAAGACGAATGAGGCCGAGGCTGTTGAAACAG CTAAGGAATGGACCCGTTTGTATGCGAGTGGTGCATGA